The following coding sequences lie in one Aspergillus puulaauensis MK2 DNA, chromosome 3, nearly complete sequence genomic window:
- a CDS encoding Zn(II)2Cys6 transcription factor domain-containing protein (COG:S;~EggNog:ENOG410PPFY;~InterPro:IPR036864,IPR001138;~PFAM:PF00172;~TransMembrane:1 (o286-309i);~antiSMASH:Cluster_3.3;~go_function: GO:0000981 - DNA-binding transcription factor activity, RNA polymerase II-specific [Evidence IEA];~go_function: GO:0008270 - zinc ion binding [Evidence IEA];~go_process: GO:0006355 - regulation of transcription, DNA-templated [Evidence IEA]) has product MGLASIHPSQRRFSCEVCRRQKSKCQRIQRNDPKCARCTLLGVECTTGQQKKVGRPKQASVSAQKAPGSKSRSTAKESRTKPLGRQSQQSQQNPPGELQVSPSFLTLPVPALSLGTADAASAWPTIGTNYTHQDSLNWDIANVFDDSSPLSNLDSALNVITADTQLLDTADNNIYFAPPGPESAMGGIDSSDAMAKLSQINLDLHIRVVAATDMNRTILGLNDLLYQESPLFIDNYTVAELMLKTSQDFLQILTQLLNSQQRLQSYQNSHHSSTSTFSFVSPSQPLFAPLALTITSIFTQLIFLCELYLEHLTTRIERLSADPIAPIPGITFGGLPLAEPCMQGMFFSNFVVHLLERMERALGISEISGGGGLLSARQIDVLWSELDGGAGVSPGHGALRPGQVKKGLGRVARQLALVNKWLHS; this is encoded by the coding sequence ATGGGCCTcgcatccatccatccatcgcaGCGGCGCTTTTCTTGTGAGGTCTGCAGGAGACAAAAGTCGAAATGTCAACGCATACAGCGAAACGACCCTAAATGTGCCCGGTGTACGCTCCTCGGGGTAGAGTGCACTACCGGACAACAGAAGAAAGTCGGAAGGCCGAAGCAGGCGTCAGTTTCCGCCCAAAAGGCTCCGGGTTCCAAGTCAAGATCAACAGCCAAAGAGTCTCGAACTAAACCACTTGGTCGGCAGAGCCAGCAGAGCCAGCAAAACCCTCCTGGAGAGCTCCAGGTGTCTCCTTCATTCCTGACCTTGCCAGTACCAGCTCTGTCTCTGGGAACGGCGGATGCTGCATCAGCATGGCCAACCATTGGAACGAATTATACCCATCAGGACTCGCTCAACTGGGATATTGCCAATGTTTTTGATGACAGTTCTCCCTTGTCCAACTTGGATTCGGCCTTGAACGTGATAACCGCAGATACGCAATTGCTTGATACGGCCGACAACAACATCTATTTTGCTCCACCGGGACCAGAAAGTGCCATGGGCGGTATTGACAGCTCAGACGCCATGGCCAAACTTTCCCAGATCAACCTCGACTTACACATCCGCGTCGTCGCGGCTACCGACATGAACAGGACGATCCTAGGCTTGAATGACCTCCTGTATCAAGAAAGCCCGTTGTTTATCGACAATTATACGGTGGCCGAGCTCATGCTCAAGACATCACAGGATTTTCTGCAGATACTGACGcagctcctcaacagccaGCAACGTCTACAATCCTACCAGAATTCCCACCACAGTTCGACCTCGACCTTTTCTTTCGTCTCCCCCTCACAACCATTGTTCGCCCCTCTCGCCTTAACCATCACAAGCATCTTCACCCAGCTCATTTTCCTCTGTGAACTGTATCTCGAGCACTTAACCACCCGCATCGAGAGACTCTCCGCCGACCCCATCGCCCCAATCCCAGGCATCACATTTGGTGGGTTGCCCCTGGCAGAACCATGCATGCAGGGGAtgttcttctccaacttcgtTGTCCATCTGCTGGAAAGAATGGAGAGGGCTCTGGGCATCAGCGAGAtctctggaggagggggttTACTATCGGCCAGACAAATTGATGTGCTTTGGAGTGAGTTGGACGGGGGAGCTGGTGTCTCTCCTGGTCATGGCGCCTTACGGCCTggccaggtgaagaaggggcTTGGAAGGGTGGCTAGACAGCTTGCCTTGGTAAATAAGTGGTTGCATTCATAG
- a CDS encoding 2,4,5-trihydroxytoluene oxygenase (COG:S;~EggNog:ENOG410PUDH;~InterPro:IPR004360,IPR037523,IPR029068;~PFAM:PF00903;~antiSMASH:Cluster_3.4), which yields MAGTAIKPNSGATVADTVAMGSTQESQADWLEKQGINRDQRIKLTKLSHIRYQHPDLEVVHQFLLDFGLQVALRTDEEAWYKGYGPDQYVYYARKGPRRFLGGVFEAASRGDFERVSKLPSAGPVEELGKAPGGGRLVTFTDPEGSLCNVIYGQEAVGPDPSYCPEKMVPNYPDKKPRIRQFSRFHPGPAAVYKLGHFGLCTQKLEEQLEFYTSNFNIVPTDFVYIEQDGHRVPVTTFMHFDLGSTPVDHHAFFLSANPKAAHVHHSSYEVLDYDVQQLGHQWLVEKGYRPSWGIGRHVLGSQIFDYWWDVSGNMVEHYADGDLVNEDTPIGYVPAGEESLSIWGPKVPEEFLA from the exons ATGGCAGGCACTGCAATCAAACCTAACAGCGGCGCAACAGTTGCCGACACTGTGGCCATGGGGAGTACCCAGGAATCCCAGGCAGATTGGCTGGAAAAGCAGGGTATTAATCGGGATCAGCGTATCAAACTGACGAAGCTATCCCATATACGATACCAGCACCCTGATCTGGAGGTGGTCCACCAGTTCCTGCTGGACTTTGGACTGCAAGTCGCCCTGCGaaccgacgaggaggctTGGTATAAGGGATACGGGCCTGATCAGTACGTGTACTATGCACGAAAGGGTCCGCGAAGGTTCCTCGGTGGTGTCTTTGAGGCTGCAAGCAGGGGCGACTTTGAACG AGTATCCAAGCTTCCCAGTGCGGGTCCAGTGGAAGAGCTAGGTAAAGCACCTGGTGGTGGACGTCTAGTCACTTTCACAGATCCAGAGGGTTCCCTCTGCAATGTCATCTATGGACAGGAAGCAGTGGGCCCCGACCCATCATACTGCCCTGAGAAGATGGTACCGAACTACCCAGATAAGAAGCCTCGAATTCGACAGTTTAGTCGATTTCACCCCGGCCCGGCTGCTGTCTACAAG CTGGGCCATTTCGGGCTATGCACGCAAAAGCTCGAGGAGCAGCTCGAATTCTACACTTCAAACTTCAACATAGTTCCCACGGACTTCGTTTACATAGAACAGGATGGCCACCGAGTTCCCGTTACAACATTCATGCACTTCGATCTGGGCTCGACGCCTGTTGACCACCACGCGTTCTTCCTTAGTGCTAACCCCAAGGCAGCACATGTGCACCACAGCTCCTATGAAGTCCTCGATTATGACGTCCAGCAGCTGGGCCATCAGTGGCTGGTGGAAAAAGGATATCGTCCGAGCTGGGGTATCGGCCGCCATGTGCTTGGGTCTCAGATCTTTGATTACTGGTGGGATGTCTCTGGGAATATGGTTGAGCATTATGCTGATGGTGATTTGGTTAATGAGGATACGCCTATTGGATATGTGCCGGCTGGCGAAGAGTCTCTGTCTATCTGGGGTCCGAAGGTTCCTGAGGAGTTTCTGGCATAG
- a CDS encoding uncharacterized protein (COG:Q;~EggNog:ENOG410PM63;~InterPro:IPR034001,IPR043926,IPR027417,IPR003593, IPR010929,IPR017871,IPR029481,IPR003439,IPR013525, IPR034003;~PFAM:PF01061,PF00005,PF06422,PF14510;~SMCOG1000:ABC transporter ATP-binding protein;~TransMembrane:13 (o468-489i510-531o537-556i563-580o586-603i610-628o689-711i1075-1092o1104-1125i1146-1172o1184-1204i1211-1234o1334-1356i);~antiSMASH:Cluster_3.4;~go_component: GO:0016020 - membrane [Evidence IEA];~go_component: GO:0016021 - integral component of membrane [Evidence IEA];~go_function: GO:0005524 - ATP binding [Evidence IEA];~go_function: GO:0016887 - ATPase activity [Evidence IEA];~go_function: GO:0042626 - ATPase-coupled transmembrane transporter activity [Evidence IEA];~go_process: GO:0055085 - transmembrane transport [Evidence IEA]), whose translation MDTEPTTADETLHPADIDDETEKASLSHTRTAWHMAPEVRRMKDRDEEGGEKPRKLGVAWKNLTVKGVGGNATFNENVLSQFLPFRKGSKGVQPRTIIEDSYGCVKPGEMLLVLGRPGAGCTTLLNVLANNRLGYEEVTGDVNYGNMSAEEAKQYRGQIIMNTEDEIFFPNLTVEDTIDFAARMKVPYHLPPGIKSHEEYVQFYKDFLLRSVGIAHTARTKVGDAFIRGVSGGERKRVSILECLTTRASIFCWDNSTRGLDASTALEWIKAIRVMTDVLGLTTTITLYKAGNGIYDHFDKVLVLDEGKQIFYGPQKAAVPFMEDLGFMRDSGSNRGDFLTGVTVPTERRIAPGCEGTFPRTASEIRAAYERSNITPKMLKECDSYPASKEAADNTAVFKEMVSREKHKGVSEKSPLTTDFITQVKAAGIRQYQFIWGDKATLFMKQGATVIQALLGGSLFYAASDNSVGLFIKGGALFFSILYNALIALSEVTDSFTGRPILAKHRSFALYHAAATCIAQIAADVPIILFQVTNFGLILYFMVGLKTTAGAFFTYLVTNFMTAMSMTAFFRLVGAAFPTFDAATKVSGLSIVALFVYMGYMIIKPAMHPWFVWIFWINPMAYGFEALLGNKFHDQHIPCYGPNLIPSGPGYIDGEGGQSCAGVIGAAPGATSLTGDEYLVAMSFSHSHIWRNFGIIYSWWVLFVALSIFFTSRWKMQGEGRHTLLIPREHQHKSKHLLQSGDEEAGGTEKSAVESGSDTPGGGLRNDDLLRNKTIFTWKNLTYTVRTSDGDRVLLDNVQGYVKPGMLGALMGSSGAGKTTLDVLAQRKTAGTIHGSALVDGRPVPISFQRSAGYVEQLDVHEPLATVREALEFSALLRQSRNTLTAEKLRYVDTIVDLLELNDIEHTLIGRPGTGLSVEQRKRVTIAVELVAKPSILIFLDEPTSGLDGQAAYNTVRFLRKLTEAGQAILVTIHQPSAQLFAQFDKLLLLAAGGKTVYFGNIGQNANSGQGGEGHDWNQIWLQSPEHDKLCKAHPTAVNDDGHEFAASLWTQTKLVTHRMNVSLFRNTEYLDNKFAMHISLALLNGFTFWAIGDTLTDLQQNLFTVFNFIFVAPGVISQLQPLFIDRRDIFEAREKKSKMHQWAPFVTGLIVSEFPYLLVCALLYYVCWYFTCAFPTSADHAGSVFLVVVMYECLYTAIGQMIAAYTPNAVFASLVNPLVITTLVSFCGVMIPYSQIEPFWRYWMYYIDPFNYLMSSLLVFTTWDKPVHCTPEELAVFDPSPNQTCGEYLDIYQRGMGVATNLLNPDDTTDCRVCQYTEGADYLRTLNLEEKYYGWRNAGIVVVFVVGIYGLVFLMMKLRTKATKKASS comes from the exons ATGGACACAGAGCCCACCACCGCGGATGAAACACTGCATCCAGCGGATATCGACGACGAGACAGAAAAAGCATCCCTCTCCCATACCAGAACAGCATGGCACATGGCCCCCGAAGTGCGCAGAATGAAGGATCgagacgaagaaggaggagagaagccTAGAAAGCTCGGCGTGGCCTGGAAAAACCTTACTGTCAAAGGCGTCGGCGGCAACGCCACGTTCAACGAGAATGTACTCTCCCAGTTTTTACCCTTCCGCAAGGGTAGCAAAGGTGTCCAGCCGAGGACCATCATTGAAGATTCATATGGATGTGTGAAGCCCGGAGAGATGTTGCTCGTTCTTGGACGGCCTGGTGCCGGCTGCACGACATTGCTGAATGTACTCGCCAACAATCGACTCGGCTATGAAGAAGTCACTGGGGATGTCAACTATGGAAACATGTCTGCCGAGGAAGCCAAACAGTATCGTGGCCAGATTATCATGAATACGGAGGACGAAATATTCTTTCCAAACCTGACTGTCGAGGACACTATTGACTTTGCCGCTCGCATGAAGGTTCCCTATCACCTACCGCCTGGGATCAAGTCTCATGAAGAATATGTCCAATTCTATAAGGATTTCCTCTTGCGGTCGGTTGGAATAGCCCATACCGCGCGTACGAAGGTAGGAGACGCCTTTATCAGGGGTGTTTCgggaggagagaggaaaCGCGTGTCTATTCTTGAATGTCTGACTACTCGCGCAAGTATCTTCTGCTGGGATAACTCGACAAGAGGCCTCGATGCCAGCACAGCGCTCGAGTGGATCAAGGCAATCAGGGTCATGACAGACGTCCTCGGGCTCACTACCACTATCACACTCTACAAGGCGGGTAACGGCATCTACGATCATTTCGATAAGGTACTTGTTCTCGATGAGGGCAAGCAAATCTTCTATGGACCCCAGAAAGCTGCTGTCCCGTTCATGGAAGACCTTGGTTTTATGCGGGACTCTGGTTCCAACCGGGGGGATTTCCTGACGGGCGTGACGGTCCCTACAGAGCGTCGTATTGCCCCTGGATGTGAAGGAACGTTCCCACGCACCGCCAGTGAGATCCGTGCGGCATACGAACGGTCGAATATCACGCCCAAGATGCTAAAAGAGTGTGACAGCTATCCAGCAAGCAAGGAAGCCGCGGATAACACGGCTGTCTTCAAGGAGATGGTCTCTCGTGAAAAGCACAAGGGTGTATCTGAAAAGTCTCCCCTCACTACTGATTTCATCACGCAAGTCAAGGCTGCCGGTATCAGGCAGTATCAGTTCATATGGGGTGATAAGGCGACGCTATTCATGAAGCAAGGCGCCACGGTCATCCAGGCTCTTCTTGGTGGCTCTCTCTTCTATGCTGCCTCCGATAACTCGGTCGGTCTTTTTATTAAGGGCGGTgccctgttcttctcgatTTTATACAACGCCCTGATAGCCCTGTCAGAGGTCACCGACTCGTTCACTGGCAGGCCCATTCTAGCCAAGCATCGCTCCTTTGCCTTGTACCATGCAGCGGCGACCTGCATCGCCCAGATCGCCGCAGACGTTCCTATTATACTATTCCAAGTAACGAATTTCGGCCTTATCCTCTACTTCATGGTTGGCCTGAAGACCACAGCCGGGGCCTTCTTCACCTATTTGGTCACCAACTTCATGACTGCCATGTCCATGACGGCTTTCTTCCGCCTTGTCGGCGCCGCATTCCCTACTTTCGACGCTGCGACCAAGGTCTCGGGTCTTTCAATTGTAGCCTTGTTTGTCTACATGGGCTACATGATCATCAAGCCCGCGATGCACCCGTGGTTTGTTTGGATCTTTTGGATCAACCCCATGGCATATGGATTCGAAGCTCTTCTTGGAAACAAATTCCACGACCAGCATATACCGTGTTATGGGCCTAACCTGATTCCCAGCGGCCCCGGCTATATTGACGGCGAGGGTGGGCAATCATGCGCAGGTGTTATTGGCGCAGCACCCGGTGCAACGAGCCTCACGGGCGATGAATATCTCGTGGCCATGTCCTTTAGTCACAGCCATATCTGGCGCAACTTCGGCATCATCTACAGCTGGTGGGTGCTCTTTGTTGCGCTCAGTATATTCTTCACCTCTCGGTGGAAGATGCAAGGCGAAGGTCGCCACACACTTCTTATTCCTCGGGAGCATCAGCACAAGTCGAAGCATCTTTTGCAGTCaggagacgaggaagcaGGAGGTACGGAGAAGTCCGCAGTTGAGTCCGGGTCTGATACACCAGGCGGAGGCCTCAGGAATGAcgacctcctccgcaacaagACCATATTCACCTGGAAAAACCTGACGTATACCGTCCGAACCTCTGACGGTGACCGGGTTCTTCTTGATAACGTTCAGGGCTATGTCAAACCCGGCATGCTTGGGGCACTAATGGGCTCCTCTGGTGCTGGCAAGACGACACTTGACGTTCTCGCACAACGCAAAACCGCTGGAACTATCCATGGCTCTGCCTTAGTCGATGGCCGCCCTGTTCCTATTTCATTCCAACGCTCAGCCGGCTACGTCGAACAGTTAGATGTCCATGAGCCCTTGGCGACTGTCCGTGAGGCTCTCGAATTTTCAGCCCTCTTGCGTCAATCTCGCAATACACTCACTGCAGAAAAGCTGCGATATGTGGATACCATTGTGGACCTCCTGGAACTGAATGATATCGAACATACGCTTATTGGCCGCCCAGGTACTGGTCTCTCAGTGGAGCAGCGTAAGCGTGTTACTATTGCTGTCGAACTGGTAGCAAAGCCGAGCATCCTGATCTTCCTCGATGAGCCCACGTCAGGGCTGGATGGCCAGGCTGCCTATAATACTGTTCGTTTCCTCCGAAAACTCACAGAAGCCGGTCAAGCCATCTTGGTAACTATCCACCAACCATCAGCCCAGTTGTTCGCACAATTCGATAAGCTACTATTGCTAGCTGCGGGCGGGAAAACAGTATACTTCGGAAATATCGGCCAGAATGCGAATTCT GGACAGGGGGGGGAGGGCCACGATTGGAACCAGATCTGGCTGCAGTCACCGGAACATGACAAGCTCTGCAAGGCTCATCCTACGGCAGTGAATGATGATGGACATGAGTTTGCGGCTTCACTGTGGACGCAAACCAAGCTTGTGACGCATCGCATGAACGTCTCGCTGTTCCGGAACACCGAATACCTTGATAATAAGTTTGCTATGCATATCAGCCTAGCGCTCTTAAACGGCTTCACCTTTTGGGCGATTGGCGACACTCTTACagacctgcagcagaacCTCTTTACTGTATTCAACTTCATTTTCGTCGCGCCGGGTGTCatctcccagctccagcctctGTTCATCGACCGTCGCGATATCTTTGAGGCacgggaaaagaagagcaaaatgCACCAGTGGGCTCCTTTCGTTACGGGGCTGATAGTCTCGGAGTTTCCTTACTTGCTTGTCTGCGCATTGCTGTATTACGTCTGCTGGTACTTTACTTGCGCCTTTCCGACATCAGCAGACCACGCTGGCAGTGTGTTTTTGGTCGTG GTCATGTACGAGTGTCTTTATACGGCTATTGGGCAGATGATTGCCGCATATACCCCCAACGCCGTGTTCGCATCTCTGGTCAACCCCCTGGTGATCACAACCCTAGTCTCATTCTGCGGCGTCATGATCCCATACAGTCAAATCGAGCCATTCTGGAGATACTG GATGTACTACATCGACCCATTCAACTACCTCATGAGttccctcctcgtcttcacaaCCTGGGACAAGCCTGTCCACTGCACGCCCGAGGAACTGGCTGTATTCGACCCATCCCCCAACCAAACCTGCGGCGAATACCTCGACATCTACCAGCGCGGCATGGGCGTAGCCACgaacctcctcaacccagacGACACCACCGACTGCCGCGTATGCCAATACACCGAGGGGGCTGATTACCTCCGGACACTGAACCTCGAAGAGAAATACTACGGATGGAGGAACGCGGGCATCGTTGTTGTCTTTGTGGTTGGGATTTACGGGCTGGTGTTTCTCATGATGAAGCTCAGGACTAAGGCTACCAAGAAGGCCTCGTCTTGA
- a CDS encoding uncharacterized protein (COG:C,H;~EggNog:ENOG410PVYZ;~InterPro:IPR036188,IPR002938;~PFAM:PF01494;~SMCOG1050:monooxygenase FAD-binding;~antiSMASH:Cluster_3.4;~go_function: GO:0071949 - FAD binding [Evidence IEA]), whose amino-acid sequence MDNYETTDVLICGCGPTGALVSGYLGRYGIPNIVLEKDPSITTDPRGISLDDDGIRAVQGLGLYEHIFTDIGSTIPRVRFVSGIHQDLHARPFLCFDTGSSEGYTGHVGVIGHKQPVLEKHLRSVIESSAVSALRPSRTLTSIHEDNLWVYATYLDASGKERRIRSRFLVAADGKTGYTRKQYLEPKGVRLEWAEATKYDETWVALNWKIHLPTPQTHPTFPLWNLGYSPEMVYDLFFPEDFRFLCNAQRPAVCGRFGLPSDRLWRFEFVIAPGEDGVEMAQRPKIREVVGPYITHPGSRYGLTGNIEFPEDCIQVLRSRPFRFSARTCNKWALGRTILCGDAAHYLIPPVGGQGIASGFRDAIGLSWRLAILCSSKQTLDHERILTAWYTERKQQLDKYLAATVRNGDMVNTKSSLQRLLRDWGLWAIQLSPKWKHQLEQGSRAKGPVKYSHRTGLPFLPGLNGGICFPQTYCSAVADADCIVRFSDDVVFAASREKLFQVVVLLQDSQTLSSVLSDLAEAKQDCVSLLSYREATIFAPRSCLRGIDDDSSRYMDGRVYRPATTEEFGRSKLCHNRPHPRGYNEDLMWQTCAGKPYIIVRPDRFVFAMCSTAAELEMAAKQLEEMFS is encoded by the exons ATGGACAACTACGAGACAACCGACGTGCTCATCTGCGGCTGTGGGCCGACAGGAGCCTTGGTCTCTGGATATCTAGGGAGATATGGCATTCCCAATATTGTGTTGGAGAAAGATCCCAGTATCACCACTGACCCGCGGGGTATATCCCTTGACGATGACGGCATTCGAGCGGTGCAGGGCCTTGGACTGTACGAGCATATCTTTACGGACATCGGGTCAA CTATTCCACGCGTCCGGTTCGTGAGCGGCATACACCAAGATCTCCATGCGAGACCGTTCCTCTGCTTTGATACTGGCTCG TCTGAGGGCTATACCGGCCATGTAGGGGTTATCGGCCACAAGCAGCCCGTCTTAGAGAAGCACCTTCGATCCGTCATTGAGTCCTCCGCCGTCTCTGCGCTACGGCCCAGCCGCACCTTGACATCAATCCACGAAGACAATCTCTGGGTATATGCTACCTACCTAGATGCCAGTGGAAAGGAAAGGCGCATCCGATCGAGGTTTCTCGTGGCCGCCGATGGGAAAACCGGCTACACCCGGAAACAGTATTTGGAACCAAAAGGCGTTCGACTGGAATGGGCTGAAGC AACCAAATACGATGAAACCTGGGTGGCGCTCAACTGGAAAATACACCTGCCAACGCCACAGACACATCCCACGTTCCCATTGTGGAATCTGGGATATTCCCCTGAGATGGTGTACGATCTGTTCTTCCCCGAGGACTTTCGGTTCCTCTGCAATGCGCAAAGACCGGCTGTCTGCGGCCGGTTTGGTCTCCCTAGCGATAGACTCTGGCGTTTCGAGTTTGTTATTGCTCCTGGTGAGGATGGAGTCGAGATGGCCCAGAGGCCTAAGATTAGAGAGGTTGTCGGCCCTTATATCACGCATCCTGGGAGTCGTTACGG TCTCACTGGAAATATCGAATTCCCCGAAGATTGTATCCAAGTGCTTCGTTCCAGGCCTTTCCGCTTCTCCGCTAGAACCTGCAACAAATGGGCACTTGGCAGGACAATCCTCTGTGGCGATGCAGCGCAC TATCTAATTCCTCCGGTTGGCGGACAAGGAATTGCATCCGGGTTCAGGGACGCAATAGGACTCTCCTGGCGCCTTGCGATCCTCTGCTCATCAAAACAGACGCTCGACCACGAGAGAATTCTTACGGCGTGGTACACAGAGcggaagcagcagctggacaaGTATCTGGCAGCCACGGTTCGCAATGGAGATATGGTGAATACCAAGAGTTCCCTGCAGAGGCTGCTCCGAGACTGGGGTTTATGGGCCATCCAGCTGAGCCCTAAGTGGAAGCACCAGCTCGAGCAGGGATCAAGAGCTAAAGGCCCTGTTAAGTACAGTCACCGGACTGGTCTTCCATTTCTGCCGGGCTTAAACGGTGGCATTTGTTTCCCTCAGACTTACTGCTCCGCAGTTGCAGACGCTGATTGTATTGTTCGGTTCTCGGACGACGTTGTATTTGCTGCGAGCAGGGAGAAGCTCTTCCAAGTGGTTGTTCTGTTGCAGGATTCTCAAACATTGTCGTCTGTTCTAAGTGATCTTGCCGAGGCGAAGCAGGACTGTGTGAGTCTCCTGTCATACCGCGAGGCAACAATATTTGCGCCTCGGTCGTGTCTCAGGGGAATCGATGACGATTCCTCCAGATATATGGATGGCAGAGTCTATCGTCCGGCCACTACAGAAGAGTTTGGCCGCTCCAAGCTCTGTCACAACCGACCCCATCCACGAGGATATAATGAGGATCTCATGTGGCAAACCTGCGCAGGGAAGCCATACATTATCGTGAGGCCTGATAGGTTTGTTTTTGCAATGTGCAGTACAGCTGCCGAATTGGAAATGGCGGCGAAacagctggaggagatgttTTCTTGA
- a CDS encoding fumarylacetoacetate hydrolase family protein (COG:Q;~EggNog:ENOG410PNN1;~InterPro:IPR011234,IPR036663;~PFAM:PF01557;~antiSMASH:Cluster_3.4;~go_function: GO:0003824 - catalytic activity [Evidence IEA]) — translation MAAFKQLVRFFQNGKTYYGDLVDSSNGKFTVQRLDGNPFDKLIPTNEQYTVDSLLSPIERTPLIICIGLNYKQHAEEAKLPVSSHPPVFTKPADALAGPSEVIQIHPDAQSHLDYEGELTVVIGNDALNVSEEDALDYVLGYTAGNDVSARNFQLPGASGGQFCYAKSFDQFGPIGHTIVSAAQIKDPQALQLRTRVNGVVKQETSTGDMIWGVRQIISHLSRGMTLRRATVIMTGTPSGVGFFRKEFLKDGDIVEVEIEGVATVRNQVEFQ, via the exons ATGGCCGCGTTCAAGCAGCTGGTTCGCTTTTTTCAGAATGGAAAGACATATTACGGCGACCTTGTCGACTCCAGCAATGGCAAGTTCACCGTGCAGCGTCTGGACGGAAACCCTTTCGACAAGTTGATTCCGACGAACGAGCAGTACACGGTAGACAGT TTACTCTCACCGATTGAACGCACACCCCTCATAATCTGCATTGGCCTGAACTACAAGCAGCACGCTGAAGAAGCCAAG CTCCCAGTGTCATCCCACCCACCAGTCTTCACCAAACCCGCCGACGCACTCGCAGGTCCATCCGAGgtcatccaaatccacccAGACGCACAGTCCCACCTCGACTACGAAGGCGAGCTGACCGTGGTGATTGGGAACGACGCCCTGAACGTCTCTGAGGAGGATGCACTCGACTACGTCCTTGGCTACACAGCAGGCAACGATGTCTCCGCACGCAACTTCCAACTACCAGGGGCGTCAGGGGGCCAGTTCTGCTACGCTAAATCGTTCGATCAGTTCGGGCCTATCGGGCATACTATTGTTTCTGCGGCGCAAATCAAGGACCCACAGGCACTGCAACTACGCACCCGGGTCAACGGCGTTGTCAAGCAGGAGACAAGCACTGGTGATATGATTTGGGGCGTGCGGCAGATTATCAGCCACTTGTCGCGGGGAATGACGCTGCGAAGGGCGACTGTCATTATGACTGGCACGCCGTCTGGGGTGGGCTTTTTCCGCAAGGAGTTTCTCAAGGATGGTGATATTGTGGAGGTGGAAATTGAAGGTGTAGCAACGGTTCGCAATCAGGTGGAATTTCAGTAG